In Candidatus Hydrogenedentota bacterium, the genomic stretch CATGGCGACAAATTCGGCCCGTATTCGGAGCAAAGCCCCGGCCCCCGCGGCTGCGCCGGCCCGCCGCCCGGAATCCGGTCCCCGTATCAACCCGGTAAGCTTGGCAAGAACCGGTTCCTGCACCTTGTCCAACAACTTGAGAACACGAACGACGGCATTTCGCACCGGCTCGCCGTCTGACAGCCCGTCAAGCAGCCGCAACAGGACTTCCTCGTCGCCGCCTGCGATTTGGCCCAAGGCGTCTACGGCAGCCTGCCGGACTCCTATATCCGGGTCGTCGAGGGTCCCCAGGAGCGGCTTGACGGCGTCCCGGGCATGTGCACGAATTCCGCGCAAGATGACCGCCGACCATTGACGAACCTCCGGCGAGGGGTGTGCCAGCCCTTTTACGATCTCCGGCACGTGTTTGGCCGAAACATGGCCTTGGTTGGACCATTCGGCCAGAAGGAAAGCGCCGGCAGCGGACGCGGCACTCTCATGGGTTGTAAGCAGTTGAAACAGCCTCGCAGCCAGAACCTCGTCACCGCACTCCACCAATTCCCGGGCAATAGCCATGGAGCGCGCGGTGTCTGTCGATTGAATCAAGTCTTCCACAAGCTGTTGCGGCGAATCGGCCAACGGTGCTCTCCCCCACGCCCGGAACTGACACTACCGGTTAGAGGTTCGGGTTGTCAACGAATATCATATTGTTTGAGTTTGCGGTATAGCGTTCGCAGCCCGATGCCAAGCATTTTTGCGCACGCTTCCTTGTTGAAACCACACACTTTCATCGTCTCCTGAATAACAATGCGCTCGACTTGCTCCATGGTCACCCCTGTCGGAATGCGAATCTCGCTCACTTCGGGCGCGGTGTCACGGCGTATGTGCTGGGGGATGTCGTCGACATCCAAGGTATGTCCCTTGCGGGCCATGGTGACCATCCCCTCGATGATGTTGCGCAATTCGCGCACATTCCCGGGCCAGTCATAGCGCCCGAGGACGTCCATGGCGCCGCGTGTGATGCCTTCGATGCGCTTCTGATTAGCTTCGCTTGCTTCATGGATAAAGTGCTGCACAAGTAGCGGAACGTCTTCGCGCCGTTCACGCAGAGCCGGGATTTCGATAACGACGACGCGAAGGCGATAGTACAGGTCATCGCGAAATTCCCCGCGCTCGACCATTTCGCGCAAGGGCCGGTTCGTTGCGGCGATCAGGCGCACGTCGACGGTCATGGTGCGGGAATCCCCGAGACGCTCGAACTGCTGATACTCGAGGACGCGCAGGAGTTTGGCCTGGAGCGCCGGCGTAAGTTCGCATACCTCGTCGAGGAAAAGGGTGCCGGTATCGGCCAGTTCGAAGCGGCCTTTCCGGATTTGAGTAGCACCTGTGAACGCGCCGGGCACGTGACCGAACAATTCGCTCTCGACCAGCGCCTCAGGGATGCTGGCACAGTTGAGTTTTACGAAGGGGGCGTCGCGCCTG encodes the following:
- a CDS encoding sigma-54 dependent transcriptional regulator gives rise to the protein MNQALTAEILLVERTPTTARRIISYLDERHYEVEWVDDGEKAFNRLDDRTYDVLITELNAHRINGMRLLELALERSPEMCVILITEEPDVELATEAMRQGAYDFQTKPLNLGKLEAVIQRGLGRMRLMLEQHELKRRLDEQYGLGNLVGKSRQMIKVYSAVRQIAPSRSTVLIQGETGTGKDLVAQAIHNNSPRRDAPFVKLNCASIPEALVESELFGHVPGAFTGATQIRKGRFELADTGTLFLDEVCELTPALQAKLLRVLEYQQFERLGDSRTMTVDVRLIAATNRPLREMVERGEFRDDLYYRLRVVVIEIPALRERREDVPLLVQHFIHEASEANQKRIEGITRGAMDVLGRYDWPGNVRELRNIIEGMVTMARKGHTLDVDDIPQHIRRDTAPEVSEIRIPTGVTMEQVERIVIQETMKVCGFNKEACAKMLGIGLRTLYRKLKQYDIR